The uncultured Desulfuromonas sp. genome has a segment encoding these proteins:
- a CDS encoding ATP-binding protein: MAITPLGVDELRWQCCEQQFEFDSTEQLEALDGPIGQERAMTAIELSLGMPNPGFNLFITGRTGTGRTSAILQILEERAKGEPVPKDWCYIHDFEQGASPVAFSVPSGMGRQVQEDLADLIRRLAEQLPKLFKSKEYEQYKGKITEEFQIKSKKLLEDLEQKAAEQGFEIQRSVSGLVLVPAKDGEALTQAEYDALDEDARQEIDQKGGKLQKVLNEVLAQTREIESEVQQAVSKMEEQIVDMTTRHLFAELMARYRDYEAVTEFLERCRQDIITNIGEFRPRKERQLIFAGGEDLSERFWGRFDVNLLVDNRALDGAPVVFETNPTYFNLFGRIEHVIRMGNATTDFTMIKAGALHRANGGYLVLNCRDLLMNYFSYEAIKRCLRRGEIVIEDIAEQARLISMASLKPGPIPFSCKIVLIGDAYLYNLLHRFDPDFGKYFKIRSDFNSFIDNTWNNVTRYAQFIAVQCRDHGVPHFEPGAVSRVVEHAARLTEDQNKLSSKFLDLADLVKEAGFYAHQQGCEKVASQHVVLALESRRYRNNRIEEELQRLIVDGTIMVDFEGAVAGQVNGLSVYMQGDYQFGLPTRITATTSIGRGGVVAIEREVKQSGAVHDKGVMILSGFFAQRFGQDKPLTFSASLCFEQTYGGVDGDSASSTELYALMSSLSGLPLRQDVAVTGSVNQHGQVQAIGGVNEKIEGFFALCKMIGLTGRQGVMIPRANVQNLMLSEEVVSACREGQFHVWAVSTIDEGLELLTDTSAGERVDGQWPAVSVNGLVNQRLTTMTETLLAFAKKNDTVTESSSGN, from the coding sequence ATGGCAATCACTCCGTTGGGAGTCGATGAATTGAGATGGCAATGCTGTGAGCAGCAATTTGAATTTGATTCCACAGAGCAGCTTGAGGCCCTTGATGGTCCCATTGGACAAGAACGTGCCATGACGGCGATTGAGTTGAGCCTCGGCATGCCGAATCCCGGCTTTAATTTATTTATTACCGGCCGAACCGGCACTGGGCGGACCTCCGCAATTCTTCAGATACTCGAAGAACGCGCAAAAGGGGAACCTGTCCCGAAGGACTGGTGTTACATTCACGATTTTGAGCAGGGGGCCTCGCCCGTGGCGTTCAGTGTTCCAAGCGGTATGGGCCGACAGGTGCAGGAAGATCTGGCCGATTTGATCCGACGGTTGGCGGAGCAGTTGCCGAAATTATTTAAAAGCAAGGAATACGAACAATACAAAGGAAAAATCACCGAAGAATTTCAGATCAAAAGCAAAAAACTTCTTGAAGATCTCGAGCAGAAAGCTGCTGAACAGGGCTTCGAAATTCAGCGAAGTGTCAGTGGGCTGGTGCTGGTTCCGGCAAAAGACGGCGAAGCGTTGACTCAGGCGGAGTATGACGCCTTGGATGAAGATGCGCGTCAGGAGATCGACCAGAAGGGAGGGAAGCTGCAAAAGGTTCTCAACGAGGTGTTGGCGCAGACGCGGGAAATTGAATCCGAGGTCCAGCAGGCGGTATCGAAAATGGAAGAACAGATCGTCGATATGACCACCCGCCATCTGTTTGCCGAACTTATGGCACGTTATCGGGATTACGAGGCGGTTACTGAATTTTTGGAGCGCTGCCGCCAGGACATTATCACTAATATCGGCGAATTTCGTCCGCGTAAGGAACGCCAACTGATTTTTGCCGGTGGAGAAGACCTCTCTGAGCGCTTCTGGGGGCGGTTTGATGTCAACCTGCTGGTCGATAATCGAGCCCTTGACGGCGCCCCGGTGGTGTTTGAAACGAACCCGACCTATTTCAACCTGTTTGGCCGCATAGAGCATGTCATTCGCATGGGCAATGCGACCACCGATTTTACCATGATCAAGGCCGGGGCGCTGCATCGGGCCAATGGCGGCTATCTGGTGCTGAACTGTCGCGATCTGTTGATGAACTATTTTTCCTACGAAGCGATCAAACGCTGTCTGCGGCGTGGAGAGATTGTCATTGAAGATATCGCTGAGCAGGCCCGGCTGATCTCAATGGCCTCGCTCAAGCCTGGTCCGATTCCGTTTTCATGTAAAATCGTTTTGATCGGAGATGCCTATCTGTATAATCTCCTGCATCGTTTTGACCCCGACTTTGGCAAGTATTTTAAAATACGCTCCGACTTTAACAGCTTCATTGACAACACTTGGAATAATGTGACGCGTTACGCGCAATTTATCGCGGTACAGTGCCGCGATCACGGTGTGCCGCATTTTGAACCCGGGGCGGTCAGTCGGGTCGTGGAACATGCGGCTCGGCTGACGGAAGATCAGAATAAATTGTCTTCTAAATTTCTTGATCTGGCTGACCTGGTCAAAGAGGCGGGGTTTTATGCCCATCAGCAGGGCTGTGAAAAGGTGGCTTCGCAGCATGTGGTGTTGGCCTTGGAGTCGCGTCGCTATCGGAATAACCGGATTGAAGAGGAGTTGCAGCGCCTGATTGTTGACGGAACCATCATGGTGGATTTCGAGGGGGCTGTCGCAGGCCAGGTCAACGGTTTGTCGGTCTATATGCAGGGGGACTATCAGTTCGGACTGCCGACCCGGATTACTGCGACCACCAGTATCGGTCGCGGTGGCGTGGTGGCCATAGAGCGGGAGGTGAAACAATCCGGCGCGGTGCATGACAAGGGCGTGATGATTCTGTCCGGTTTCTTTGCTCAGCGTTTTGGACAGGATAAACCCCTGACGTTTTCCGCCTCATTATGTTTTGAACAGACCTATGGCGGGGTGGATGGCGACAGTGCATCGTCAACAGAGCTTTATGCCCTGATGTCATCGCTGTCCGGCCTGCCCTTGCGTCAGGATGTCGCGGTGACCGGGTCGGTTAATCAGCATGGCCAGGTGCAGGCGATTGGCGGCGTCAACGAAAAAATTGAAGGGTTCTTCGCCCTGTGTAAAATGATTGGCCTGACCGGTCGGCAAGGGGTCATGATTCCGCGGGCCAATGTCCAGAATCTGATGCTCAGTGAAGAAGTGGTTTCAGCATGCCGCGAAGGGCAATTTCATGTCTGGGCCGTCTCGACGATTGATGAAGGGCTTGAACTTCTAACCGATACGTCGGCCGGTGAGCGCGTTGATGGACAGTGGCCTGCTGTATCGGTCAACGGGCTGGTTAATCAACGGTTAACAACGATGACCGAAACATTGCTTGCATTTGCCAAAAAAAATGACACGGTAACGGAGAGTTCTTCTGGCAACTGA